Below is a window of Penaeus monodon isolate SGIC_2016 unplaced genomic scaffold, NSTDA_Pmon_1 PmonScaffold_8938, whole genome shotgun sequence DNA.
gagagggcgagagggccGAAAGAGCGGGAAAAGGCAggagcaagaggaaaaaaaaaaacaagaaagcaaaaaaggagcaagagaaacaagagagcaAAAAGAGCAAGAAgcaagagagcaaaagaaaa
It encodes the following:
- the LOC119571984 gene encoding nucleolar protein 58-like, which translates into the protein SKRKKKNKKAKKEQEKQESKKSKKQESKRKAQKLEKTRNPKREAGEPRGPEKRRGPG